The following are from one region of the Rhodopirellula sp. P2 genome:
- a CDS encoding polyprenyl synthetase family protein, with amino-acid sequence MIGLSTGSPSLPASVPPSENASSDVSVPGATSGRRRKTSHLKEVPETLAMRESLRDRCAQVAAKLDRSHPMTKDEMEQISRRMLEEADLPESYLGWVMVMISSEFWADALASVPPERRLFLLPHCLKHAEGCPAEYDQFGMNCKECGACSIADFRSVAEDMGYRVLVAEGSPVVMKIIVGGYVDAVVGVACLNVLEKAIDKVLLAGIPCMAVPLLSSDCRNTKVDEPWVEQMIRTPYKPATAKTKSYVHLMRAAGLLFEDTLFERLAPRQRESRLEANAYSPGTRMLETTPSENGSRPAVTPEQLEGVDPIAATESIALDFLVRGGKHSRPFITLAAYDAMKGGDGTGADGEDVLNRVPDAVRRAALSIETFHKASLVHDDIEDGDAFRYGQPAVHQRFGTATAINVGDYLIGLGYRLLSRNVMGDEVDAETRVDLLDSLAAAHVRLSEGQGAELLWRDAKDRRLTPLDALKIYALKTSPAFEAALYSGVRMAGDASALVEPIHKFSRNLGVAFQIINDLNDWAGDDSNKLTAGADVIGGRPTLLWALALQHLEADDRERLLSLAEPGCDLSDRERLSTARELYEKANVFEMSLLLIDKHQARAEQVADEIENENLRRLLYFLVDTVLERPEATGSGEESQPSSSPAVVKIGVVAR; translated from the coding sequence GTGATTGGCTTGTCGACCGGATCCCCCTCCCTTCCCGCATCTGTCCCGCCAAGTGAGAACGCATCGAGTGATGTGTCTGTCCCGGGAGCCACCTCGGGGCGACGTCGCAAGACGAGCCATTTGAAGGAGGTGCCTGAAACCTTGGCCATGCGGGAGAGCCTGCGAGATCGATGCGCGCAAGTCGCGGCCAAACTGGATCGTTCTCATCCGATGACCAAGGATGAGATGGAACAGATCTCTCGCCGAATGCTCGAAGAGGCTGATTTGCCTGAGAGCTATTTGGGGTGGGTGATGGTGATGATCAGCAGCGAGTTTTGGGCGGATGCTCTGGCATCGGTTCCGCCGGAACGTCGGTTGTTTTTGCTGCCTCACTGCTTGAAGCACGCGGAAGGTTGTCCTGCCGAATACGACCAATTCGGCATGAATTGCAAAGAATGTGGTGCCTGCAGCATCGCGGATTTCCGCTCCGTCGCCGAGGACATGGGTTACCGCGTGTTGGTGGCCGAAGGTTCACCGGTGGTGATGAAGATCATCGTCGGCGGATACGTTGACGCGGTGGTCGGCGTGGCTTGTTTGAATGTGCTGGAAAAAGCCATCGACAAAGTTTTGCTGGCGGGAATTCCCTGCATGGCGGTGCCATTGCTGTCCAGCGATTGCCGCAACACCAAGGTCGATGAGCCTTGGGTGGAACAGATGATTCGGACACCGTACAAACCGGCGACCGCGAAAACAAAGAGCTACGTTCACCTGATGCGTGCAGCTGGATTGCTGTTCGAAGACACTTTGTTTGAACGACTGGCACCGCGGCAACGTGAAAGCCGTTTGGAAGCCAACGCTTATTCGCCCGGCACTCGCATGTTGGAAACGACCCCGTCTGAAAACGGATCGCGTCCCGCTGTGACGCCTGAGCAACTGGAGGGTGTCGACCCAATCGCCGCCACGGAATCCATCGCCCTGGATTTCTTGGTCCGCGGTGGCAAGCATTCCCGTCCGTTCATCACCTTGGCCGCTTACGACGCGATGAAGGGTGGCGATGGCACGGGGGCGGACGGCGAAGACGTGCTCAATCGCGTGCCGGATGCGGTGCGGCGAGCGGCTTTGAGCATCGAGACGTTTCACAAAGCCAGTTTGGTTCACGACGACATCGAAGACGGGGACGCCTTCCGGTACGGTCAGCCCGCGGTGCACCAGCGATTCGGAACCGCCACAGCGATCAACGTCGGCGATTACTTGATCGGGCTCGGTTATCGTTTGCTCAGCCGCAACGTGATGGGCGATGAAGTGGACGCGGAAACACGGGTTGATTTGCTGGATTCATTGGCTGCAGCCCATGTGAGGTTGTCCGAGGGACAGGGTGCGGAATTGCTGTGGCGTGATGCCAAGGATCGCCGACTGACGCCGTTGGACGCGCTTAAAATTTATGCACTCAAGACTTCGCCCGCGTTTGAAGCGGCGCTTTACAGCGGCGTGCGAATGGCGGGGGATGCGTCGGCACTGGTCGAGCCGATTCACAAATTCAGCCGCAACCTGGGCGTGGCATTTCAGATCATCAACGATCTGAATGACTGGGCGGGGGACGATTCGAACAAGTTGACGGCTGGGGCCGATGTGATCGGTGGACGCCCGACATTGTTGTGGGCATTGGCGCTTCAGCACCTTGAGGCGGACGACAGAGAACGCTTGCTCAGCCTGGCGGAACCGGGTTGTGATTTGTCGGATCGTGAACGATTGAGCACGGCACGTGAGCTGTACGAGAAGGCCAACGTGTTCGAGATGAGCTTGTTGTTGATCGACAAGCATCAGGCCCGCGCCGAACAGGTTGCCGACGAGATCGAAAACGAAAATCTACGCCGCTTGCTGTATTTCCTGGTCGACACCGTCTTGGAACGGCCGGAGGCAACTGGCTCGGGTGAGGAATCTCAGCCGTCGAGTTCGCCCGCGGTCGTGAAGATCGGTGTCGTTGCTCGATAG
- a CDS encoding DUF1501 domain-containing protein: MRCHGNPLTQPGMFDRRGFLVAGAASGLGLSLPQLLMREASAEIKQYDFVKPKAKSVIHIFLPGGLAQQESFDPKPYSPMEYRGDLGTIKTNTGEVIGSAMPQLAKRADKYCVIRSMSHGEAAHERGTHNMFTGYKPSPALSYPSFGAVVSHEYGPRNNLPAYICVPNVPNEYAGTGYLPSSYGGFALGADPARSDFQVRDLNLAGGVDEARFMRRKRALEMVNQRFTSGTSADNVGAMNTFYERAYDLLDTPEAKAAFDLSKEDDKTRDRYGRNQAGSRMLMCRRLIEAGSRLVTMTYGSWDQHASITAGIRSQMPSFDQGLAVLLDDLSERGLLEETLVMVTTEFGRTPKINADAGRDHWPKVFSVMLAGGGVQGGMIHGASDSTASEPELDPVSPADLATTMYRLLGIVADKELMAPGDRPIEIVDGGNVVEKILT; this comes from the coding sequence ATGCGTTGTCACGGAAACCCACTGACGCAGCCCGGCATGTTTGATCGCCGAGGATTTTTGGTTGCGGGAGCAGCCAGCGGTCTTGGACTGAGTTTGCCTCAATTGTTGATGCGAGAGGCATCAGCAGAGATCAAACAGTACGACTTCGTGAAACCGAAAGCGAAGAGCGTCATTCACATCTTCCTGCCGGGCGGTTTGGCTCAGCAGGAATCCTTTGATCCCAAGCCCTACAGCCCGATGGAATATCGCGGTGACTTGGGGACGATCAAAACCAACACAGGCGAAGTCATCGGCAGCGCGATGCCGCAGTTGGCCAAGCGAGCTGATAAATACTGTGTCATTCGGTCGATGTCGCACGGTGAAGCGGCTCACGAGCGTGGCACGCACAACATGTTCACGGGTTACAAACCCAGCCCTGCCCTGAGTTACCCCAGTTTTGGTGCGGTGGTCAGTCACGAGTACGGGCCTCGCAACAATTTGCCAGCCTACATCTGCGTGCCCAACGTTCCCAACGAGTACGCGGGAACCGGCTACCTGCCCAGTTCCTATGGCGGGTTTGCACTGGGGGCAGATCCTGCTCGGAGTGATTTCCAAGTTCGTGATTTGAACTTGGCTGGTGGCGTGGATGAAGCTCGGTTCATGCGTCGCAAACGCGCTCTCGAAATGGTCAACCAGCGTTTCACATCGGGGACCTCGGCTGACAATGTGGGGGCGATGAACACGTTCTACGAGCGTGCCTACGACTTGCTCGACACACCCGAAGCGAAAGCGGCGTTTGATCTGTCCAAAGAAGACGACAAGACTCGCGATCGCTACGGTCGCAATCAGGCCGGTTCGCGAATGTTGATGTGCCGTCGCTTGATCGAAGCGGGATCACGTTTGGTCACCATGACCTACGGTTCGTGGGATCAGCACGCATCGATCACCGCTGGTATCCGCAGCCAAATGCCTTCGTTTGATCAAGGCTTGGCGGTTTTGCTGGACGATCTCAGCGAACGTGGTTTGCTGGAGGAAACCTTGGTCATGGTCACCACTGAATTTGGCCGCACACCAAAGATCAATGCGGATGCTGGGCGAGATCACTGGCCAAAGGTCTTCAGCGTGATGCTGGCTGGTGGTGGTGTTCAGGGCGGAATGATTCACGGTGCATCGGATTCCACCGCCTCCGAACCTGAGTTGGATCCCGTCTCTCCCGCTGACTTGGCAACGACCATGTATCGTTTGCTCGGCATTGTGGCTGACAAAGAGCTGATGGCACCTGGCGATCGGCCCATTGAAATTGTTGATGGCGGAAACGTCGTCGAGAAGATCTTGACCTAA